In Gossypium arboreum isolate Shixiya-1 chromosome 5, ASM2569848v2, whole genome shotgun sequence, a single genomic region encodes these proteins:
- the LOC108453039 gene encoding 50S ribosomal protein L21, chloroplastic, producing the protein MASSATFSTLVLSSSFATQCNVSNRHHQSCFLSSPPKTPIFSIPKPVSLKLTSPPILSKTPTFFTIPKSSESDAAVVDVEPDNVEPEPEPEAAPEPEPEPEPASVVEASKEEPKREEIFAVVMIGGRQYIVFPGRYLYTQRLKGANVNDKIVLNKVLLVGTKTTTYIGKPVVTNAAVHAVVEEQGLNPKVVVFKYKKKKNYRRNIGHRQPNTRIRITGITGYQDYPAVTLES; encoded by the exons ATGGCGTCTTCTGCTACCTTTAGTACTTTGGTTCTCTCTTCTTCTTTCGCCACTCAATGCAACGTTTCAAATCGTCACCACCAAAGTTGTTTTCTTTCTTCTCCTCCCAAAACTCCCATCTTCTCTATCCCTAAACCCGTTTCTTTGAAGCTCACTTCTCCTCCTATCCTCTCCAAAACACCCACATTTTTTACAATCCCCAAATCTTCTGAATCCGACGCTGCAGTTGTCGATGTTGAACCTGACAACGTCGAGCCCGAACCAGAACCCGAAGCAGCACCAGAACCGGAACCGGAACCGGAACCGGCATCGGTTGTTGAGGCTTCCAAGGAAGAACCCAAAAGGGAAGAGATTTTTGCTGTTGTTATG ATTGGGGGTCGCCAATACATTGTTTTCCCTGGAAGATATCTCTACACCCAGAGACTGAAAGGTGCAAATGTCAACGATAAG ATTGTTCTAAACAAGGTATTACTTGTGGGAACAAAAACAACTACATATATCGGAAAACCTGTGGTAACTAATGCTGCTGTACATGCTGTTGTTGAGGAGCAG GGACTAAACCCAAAAGTAGTTGTCTTCAaatataagaagaagaaaaattatCGGAGAAATATTGGACATCGACAG CCAAATACTCGGATAAGGATAACAGGCATCACAGGCTACCAAGACTATCCGGCTGTCACACTCGAGTCCTAA
- the LOC108452081 gene encoding ubiquitin-conjugating enzyme E2 30-like, giving the protein MASKRITKELKDLQKDPPVSCSAGPVGDDMFHWQATITGPADSPYAGGVFLVSIHFPPDYPFKPPKVSFKTKVYHPNINSNGSICLDILKEQWSPALTVPKVLLSICSLLADPNPDDPLEPEIAHTYKTDRAKYESTAQAWTQKYAMG; this is encoded by the exons ATGGCATCTAAGAGAATCACCAAGGAATTGAAAGACCTGCAGAAAGATCCTCCTGTTTCTTGCAGTGCAG GTCCTGTAGGAGATGACATGTTTCATTGGCAAGCAACGATTACGGGGCCAGCAGATAGCCCTTATGCGGGTGGGGTGTTTCTTGTGTCCATTCACTTCCCTCCTGATTATCCATTCAAACCACCCAAG GTATCCTTTAAGACAAAAGTGTATCACCCAAACATCAACAGCAATGGCAGCATCTGTCTTGATATTTTGAAAGAACAGTGGAGCCCTGCACTTACAGTTCCAAAGGTGTTATTGTCGATATGTTCATTGCTGGCAGATCCAAACCCAGATGATCCTTTGGAACCAGAAATTGCACATACATACAAGACGGATAGAGCCAAGTACGAGTCTACTGCTCAGGCTTGGACCCAGAAATACGCCATGGGTTAA
- the LOC108452762 gene encoding cypmaclein-like, whose amino-acid sequence MATTKTTLLLAVLCLFLVCEIGMLMVEAQVQRPECEGKCASRCSKSWKPEMCLKTCNACCNTCDGCVPPGPTANKEVCPCYAKYKNGKCP is encoded by the exons ATGGCCACCACTAAGACAACCCTTTTGCTTGCTGTTCTGTGTCTTTTCCTAGTTTGCGAG ATTGGGATGCTAATGGTTGAAGCCCAAGTTCAAAGGCCAG AATGCGAGGGGAAGTGTGCATCAAGGTGCAGCAAGTCATGGAAGCCGGAGATGTGCCTTAAAACATGCAACGCTTGCTGCAACACCTGCGATGGGTGTGTGCCCCCTGGCCCTACTGCTAACAAGGAAGTATGCCCTTGCTATGCCAAGTACAAGAATGGCAAGTGCCCTTGA